Part of the Halalkalibacter krulwichiae genome is shown below.
TAATGGTCATGACAGATCCAATTGCAGATATGCTTACTCGTATTCGTAATGCAAATACAGTACGCCACGAGAAATTAGAATTGCCTGCTTCAAAGGTGAAGAAGGAAATCGCAGAAATTCTTAAGCGTGAAGGTTTCATCCGTGATTACGAGTACATCGAAGATAATAAGCAAGGTGTAATCCGCATCTTCTTAAAATATGGTACTACAAATGAGCGTGTTATTACAGGTCTTAAACGTATTTCGAAGCCTGGACTACGCGTATATGCAAAAGCTAACGAACTTCCAAGAGTTCTAGGTGGATTAGGTATTGCATTAGTTTCAACATCGAATGGTGTAATGACAGATAAGGATGCACGTCAACAACAAGTGGGCGGCGAAGTATTAGCGTACGTTTGGTAATACAATCCTTAAAATGAACGGAGGTGTACAAGAATGTCTCGTATTGGTAAAAAACCAGTAGAAGTTCCAAGTGGAGTTACATTAACTCTAGATGGTACTTTACTTACTGTTAAAGGTCCTAAAGGTGAGCTTAAGCGTAACCTTCACGAGGATATGAAAATTGTAATCGAGGATAACCTAGTTACGGTTGAACGTCCTTCTGACAACAAGTTACACCGTGCACTACACGGTACAACTCGTAGTTTGATTAATAACATGGTTGAGGGTGTAACAAAAGGTTTCGAACGTGGATTAGAGCTAATCGGTGTCGGTTACCGTGCTACTAAATCTGGTCAAAAGCTTGTTCTTAACGTTGGTTACTCTCACCCAGTTGAGATCACTCCTGAACAAGGAATTGAGATTGAAGTTCCTTCTAACACTAAAGTAGTTGTTAAAGGTATTGATAAAGAGCGTGTTGGTGCTGTAGCATCTAACATCCGTTCTGTACGTTTACCAGAGCCTTACAAAGGTAAAGGTATCCGTTATGAAGGCGAATATGTTCGTCGTAAAGAAGGTAAAACAGGTAAATAATCACTAACTCACGGAAAGGAATGACGTTCAATGATTACGAAACGTAGCAAAAGCGTAGCTCGTAAAAAGCGCCATGCACATGTTCGTCGTACGATTACAGGAACACCTGAACGTCCTCGCCTAAATGTTTTCCGTTCATCT
Proteins encoded:
- the rpsH gene encoding 30S ribosomal protein S8, whose protein sequence is MVMTDPIADMLTRIRNANTVRHEKLELPASKVKKEIAEILKREGFIRDYEYIEDNKQGVIRIFLKYGTTNERVITGLKRISKPGLRVYAKANELPRVLGGLGIALVSTSNGVMTDKDARQQQVGGEVLAYVW
- the rplF gene encoding 50S ribosomal protein L6, with the translated sequence MSRIGKKPVEVPSGVTLTLDGTLLTVKGPKGELKRNLHEDMKIVIEDNLVTVERPSDNKLHRALHGTTRSLINNMVEGVTKGFERGLELIGVGYRATKSGQKLVLNVGYSHPVEITPEQGIEIEVPSNTKVVVKGIDKERVGAVASNIRSVRLPEPYKGKGIRYEGEYVRRKEGKTGK